A genomic segment from Lates calcarifer isolate ASB-BC8 linkage group LG13, TLL_Latcal_v3, whole genome shotgun sequence encodes:
- the LOC108878675 gene encoding transmembrane protein 252 has product MISNMKKQLWSLARIVLPGVGFALTCTGTYLVSLQIEHEYTLRVIPSYIMIILGLLAMFIGVFWNVCHSMKSKIYQRGGHEQHIQVYTIERPRSFPPSYEESQESQVSPETVPPTMVVVDGVDVVMNLAPPLYSEDSSEAPDCTWSWERPPRYSQVESIQQGQADTEERREALSTH; this is encoded by the exons ATGATCAGCAACATGAAGAAGCAGCTGTGGTCTCTGGCCCGTATAGTTCTGCCTGGTGTGGGATTTGCATTGACGTGTACCGGCACCTACCTGGTGTCCCTGCAGATAGAGCACGAATACACATTGAGGGTCATCCCATCCTACATCATGATCATCCTCGGCCTGTTGGCTATGTTCATTGGGGTCTTCTGGAACGTCTGCCACAGCATGAAGAGTAAGATATACCAGAGAGGAGGACATGAACAGCACATCCAAGTCTACACAATTGAGAG ACCAAGGTCCTTTCCTCCATCATATGAAGAGTCCCAGGAAAGCCAGGTCTCTCCCGAGACAGTCCCTCCGACCATGGTTGTGGTCGACGGGGTGGATGTTGTGATGAATCTCGCTCCTCCACTGTACAGTGAGGACAGCTCAGAGGCCCCAGACTGCACGTGGAGCTGGGAGCGGCCTCCACGATACAGTCAGGTTGAGAGTATTCAGCAGGGACAGGCGGATACAGAGGAGCGGAGGGAGGCCTTGTCCACACACTGA